From the genome of Macaca thibetana thibetana isolate TM-01 chromosome 8, ASM2454274v1, whole genome shotgun sequence:
agtggcgcgatctgggctcactgcaagctccgcctcccgggttcacgccattctcctgcctcagcctcccaagtagctgggactacaggcgcccgccacctcgcccggctagttttttgtattttttttttttttttttttagtagagacggggtttcaccgtgttagccaggatggtctcgatctcctgacctcgtgatccgcccatctcagcctcccaaagtgctgggattacagacttgagccaccgtgcccggcctacatgAACATTTCTAAGATTTGTAGACTTGTTTCCATGACACCTCCATGCCTGTGATCATGTATAAGATGTAGCTGATTGAATTACTTTATTATGTTCAGAAATAGGAAATACAGTGTTTTCACCAACTCTGTGCATAGAATATACCAAATGGAGACCATAACTTGTGtcgtgacagaaaaaaaaatctgttgtctCTTTATTATGGTGAGATTGTTTTCCTTCATGAAGTCAGCAAAGAAAGGTAACTGATCTTAGGTTTTtgtgttagaaaaaaaagttacactcTTTAGCAGTTTTCAGAATTCCATTGTTTTGTCATCTTTCCTctggtttaaaaatgttttcatgccATTCCCAGGCTCAGTGCTCATCTTAGTACTATTTTGAGTCAATGTACAATCTTTAcctctagtttttcttttgcataatGGACTTGTGTTTTAATATAGTAAACCAGTCTGACACTGAAATACTGTATTTGATATTTTTGCATTCACGAatactcattttctttctacACTCATGGTAATTTAGTTACTCCTCTGCAGTGTTTTCACTCCCACTCGTTTTCCTGCTCCCTTGCTTAGCACACGCTCATTCTATTGTGAGCTCCTTCTTGGTTAACATGGAAAGAATCTCctcttttaattccatttgtgCATTCAATAAATTCCATTTGGTTTCTATAATTGTTCTTCTAAGGTTATACTAAAATCAGCCCATCTATATTTTACTTAGATCTCTAATCACTGTAATGCTTGCCTAGAAAACAAGCAATGTTGTTTTCAATcacaattgaaaagaaaaacaagactcaCAACCATTCTTTAAAAGACTCAtgagatacaaaatatttttttaagtatgtggattgttttaaaaaataaatgtatctgggctgggcgcagtggctcatgcctgtaatcccagcactttgggaggccgtggagggcagatcacctgaggtcgggagtttgtgaccagcctggccaacatggtgaaaccctgtctctattaaacatacaaaaattagccaggtgaggtggcgggcgcctgtaatcccagctacttgggacgctaaggtgggagaatcacttgaacctgggaggcagaggttgcagtgagccgagatcgtaccactgcactctactccatctcagaataaataaataaataaatatgtctgCTGCTAAGCCAGCATAGTACACTAGCAACTTCTGACACTGCCTCTTACAAGGAAGTGACTTTGGGAGTGTCATTCAGCTTTCCTGTGCCCGAGATTGCCTCACCTGTCAAATGGGAACAGTAAAGCACTTcagagaattgttgtaacagTTATACATAAAACACTGTTATAACACTCTTATGCTAGgaatgtgtatctatatatacatatatatatatatatatatatatatatattttttttttttttttttttttttttttttgagacggagtttcgctctgtcgcccaggctagagtgcagtggccggatctcagctcactgcaagctccgcctcctgggtttacaccattctcctgcctcagcctcctgagcagctgggactacaggcgcccgtgacctcgcccggctagttttttgtattttttagtagagatggggtttcactgtggtagccaggatggtctcgatctcctgacctcgtgatccgcccgtctcggcctcccaaagtgctgggattacaggcttgagccaccacgcccggcctacatatatatttttatagcaaaaCTCTCAGAAAAAGGGAAATTGATGGTTTGAAAACTATGGTCCACAAGAGTGGATTTCAGTTGCCATGGTACAACAGGCCTCCTGTTTTCACACAGGATCCTCTCACTCTGAATAGGATGATAAGTCATTGAAAAATGGCAAATGGCCACCAGGGATGTGACAATAGGAGTGATCTTATTATCTCAAGCCACAGTAGGATTCCTGGGCAATTGCTTTCTTCTTTATCATTATAGTTTCCTTTATTTCACCAGATGCATGTTAAAGTCCACAGATCTGATTCTCCAGCACCTGACTGTAGCCAACTCGTTGGTCATTCTCTCTAAAGGAGTCCCACAAGCAACGGCCACTTTGGGGCTGAAACATTTCCTCAGTGACATTGGGTgcaaatttgttttgttttcacagagTGGGCGGGGTGTGTGCATGGGCACCACCTGCCTCCTGAGTATCTTCCAGGCCATCACGATCGGCCCCACAAAGTCCAGGTGGGCAGAGCTGAAACTACAAGCTCCCAGATACACTGGGGCCTTCACCctcctgtgctgggcactgaaCATGCTGGTAAATATCGTTTTTCTTAGGAGTATGACTGACAAGTGGAGTAACAAAAATAACACATGGAAAAGAGATTTGGGATATTGTTGTGCAGTAGGTAATAACAGAATTACAGGATTAGTACATATAATGTTGTCATGATCCTACGATGTTTTGTGTTTGGGCCTCaccacctgggccagcagctccATGGTCTTTATTCTGCACAGGCACAGGCAGTGGGTTCAACACCTTCACAGGACTAACCTCCCCCCCAGGTCCGCCCCTGAGTTCAGAGTGACCCAAAGCATTCTTGTTCTAGTGAGCACTTTTACATCATTCTGTACCCTCTCCTCTGCCTTCACACCATTATTGGCTAAGTACCCTAATCCCAGCTGGTAGCTGATGAACACGTCTGCACTGACCACTGCCTGTTTCCCCACAGTCAGCCCCTTTGTCCTCATGGGCAATGCCCAGGGCATTCAGGTTCAGCTCTGCCTGCTGTGGAAGGACTAGACAATCTCCTAAGCTAGTCGGATAGCTCTAGTTTATGTGGGCTGTCTTGATTGTTTCTATACTGTGCAGTCATTTACTCTCCCTGTGCCAAGGTTGAAGCACCACTGTGAGCAGTCACATGACAGAGAGTGTGATCTGGAAACAGAGCCTCTGCCTTCGTAGGATTGTCATGGGGTGAGAATGGCAGGTGTAGactaaatgttttgaaaatgattttattaatttttttttatgagattgtttcactcttgtcacccaggctggagttcagtggtgccatctcaattcactgcaacctccacctcccaggttcaagcgattctgctacctcagcctcccaagtagctgggattacaagcacctgccgccacgcccggctaattttttgtatttttagtacagatg
Proteins encoded in this window:
- the LOC126960700 gene encoding LOW QUALITY PROTEIN: vomeronasal type-1 receptor 3-like (The sequence of the model RefSeq protein was modified relative to this genomic sequence to represent the inferred CDS: substituted 2 bases at 2 genomic stop codons); amino-acid sequence: MATRDVTIGVILLSQATVGFLGNCFLLYHYSFLYFTRCMLKSTDLILQHLTVANSLVILSKGVPQATATLGLKHFLSDIGCKFVLFSQSGRGVCMGTTCLLSIFQAITIGPTKSRWAELKLQAPRYTGAFTLLCWALNMLVNIVFLRSMTDKWSNKNNTWKRDLGYCCAVGNNRITGLVHIMLSXSYDVLCLGLTTWASSSMVFILHRHRQWVQHLHRTNLPPRSAPEFRVTQSILVLVSTFTSFCTLSSAFTPLLAKYPNPSWXLMNTSALTTACFPTVSPFVLMGNAQGIQVQLCLLWKD